Within the Salvia hispanica cultivar TCC Black 2014 chromosome 4, UniMelb_Shisp_WGS_1.0, whole genome shotgun sequence genome, the region CTACATATTATCGATTACTAAAAACAATGagagttaattaaaaaaaaaaaaaactcataatttatagtactccataaagaTGCATTGAGGGAAATACACTCACTTTGTTTTTAAGGAACTCGGGATTCGTTGATAAAGATTGGATTAGTGCACTTCTGTCCTGGTTGAAAAAGACATAAACTGCTCCGATCAGAATAAAAGGAAGTAATAGCATATTAGCAGAGCAACCCAATCTATGAAAACTTTTTGTATTCAATTTGTAAGATCTTGTTCAATTACACAACAATTAGCAAGCCATTATGATAAGTAATAAGCTGACATCATTACTTGAACATCACAGCAGGAGTAGATAGAAATCAGAAAATGATTGAATTACAATATCATAAGCAAAAAAAGTTCTGATTGCCTCAGGTAAAGAGgttgagaaattgaaatgtGACCAACTTGTCAAGTTTTCTGGTTCAGCATTCCAGATAGAAGATTGTTGTATTTCAATAGAAAGTTATTTAAAGGAATATCAAGacctataattttattttcaatcacATACCTTCACCCAAAGGGCTGAACAGTCAAAGTTGGTTAGAAACCACTTATGTGCATTCATGTTAAATGAATTGGCTCCTTCCACGCCATGAATATAGTGGCGAAATTCAGGGCAGATACAAGCACTTCCAGCATAAGCAGCATCAATATGAAACCATAGCCCATTACTCTGTTTGTTCAAACATGTGTATCAAAATagctttaaaatttaagaaaatgagatGTAACAAACATATTAGTAGCGTGAATATCTCTTTAGTAAGTGAAAATTTGATGAACTATAGAGTTTTATTAAGATTTATGGGAATGTAATTAACAGCTGAGAAATAAGACAAGGCCATGTTGAATAGCCTAAAGGGATCATCAAGCAGTAACGAGATTAAACCAAAATCTAGTCTCTTAATGCATGCAAAATTAGAAGTGTTCCACAAACTCTTCTAGAAGCTCACATTGGAAATTTTACTAAGTTCTGTCAGAGGATCCACAGCCGTTGATGATGTAGTTCCAACCTACAGAGATAGAGGAAAATTCAGTAGActttgttgaatttttaacCATCTGATAAACCATATAGTAGTCAAGCATGGAAAATTTCATTGTCAATTGGAAAACAACTAGGTTGATTATTTACATCCATAATCAGCTAATGAAAACTAAACTTATGAACCACATTACATACTTTACAGTACCAGAACCTTGTGGTATTTATGATCATGGCCTTGGAGTGTGTAATGGATGACATAATTCTAATTCCTTGAAGAATCTTATTTAAGAATTAGAAAAATCATAGTAGTTGATAATATACAGGAAATTGAATATAGAATGGTAATTGTATAGGAGCTACATCTAGATAGACTCCACAAAGATACAAAGCATCACTCATTAGAAAGTATAAATAGTGGGCAACTTAGGCGGTTCACATATAGAAAAAGtataacttcatttttatttttactacttAATTAAAGAAGAAAACCATATGAGAACAATAAGCACCAGTTAAACGAAATCAGCCATCCAAAAGAACTCAGTCAATTCAAAAGATTTGACACTTGATAAAATGACAAAGCGATAGCACTTGCAAAGCAGGCATATGAAGGAACTGAAATTTGCTCATGTTATCATAGTTTCCTTACAGTAGCACAAAAGAAGAAGGGAATTAAACCAGATGCGATATCCCGAGAGATTGCTTCACTGAGTGATTCAGGAGAAAGAGCATAATCAGTGGAAGAATCTGTTTTCAAAAGACGGAAGTTTTCTGGGTAAATGCCTGCTATCTGTCACAAAGAGCAAAAATTAGAACTGAGTTGCCaataattgtgaaaattaagaaaatgctACCCTGAATGAACATGATTTAGATATAGATTGCACACTTTATTAGCGAAATCCTGAAGGCTTTACCAAACTGTTCTGCAGCTTCTAGTACCATAGACAGATAAATGTGAAGCTAACATGTGATTCACAAAGgcatcatatatttatatattctataggacttgaaataatattgaGTTCTAGGATACTGTAAGACATTCTCCCCAgttgcataaaaaattaaaaataattccacCTTGCAGGCTTTTTGTAGCGCAGAGTGGGTTTGATCAGAACAATAGACCACAAGCCTCCCGGTTGCATCTTTCCCAACCCTTCTCAGTACTTGGTCTCGAGCAGCCAGAAGAACAACCAGAACTGCTTCACTTGCGGTTCCCTGGATCACTCCACCACCTTGTCCTGAAACATGTATCTCAGCCACAGACAACTTTGAATTTAAAGCAAGTGCTTAGAAATTTGATTAAACAAGCAAATTTTTTAACATTGATGGGGGAAAATGTTTGAGCCATGAAATATAAATGGCCCATATGCTACTATACGAGCAAGGTGAATATACTTGATTGCTACTATCTGTCTCACAACTAGTCATATGATCTTGTCTTTCATTGCGGATGTAGAGTATGTGAAGTCAAAGAATAGTCTACAGACTTAAATGGACAACATTAATCTTCCAATTCCAGTATTTTTGGTCAGTCAAAATAAGTAAGCAACTGAAGGTTATAGTCTTAACTGGTCTCTTGGTTGAACAGGCAATTAAAGCCACAAACTCGTTTCAATTATGGTTTTCATAAATGCGGTAGTTCAGTTGTGTCGGACAATTGCATGTGTTGTTCATTAAAGTCTGGCCATACTACAATATGCCTTACTTCAGATTTCCCCTCTTTGACAACTCAAGACTACTTTTATTCTTTACACCATCCTAAACTATGAGAGAGTAAATTCATTAGATTTCCTGATGCCAAAATTCTCACATCGATGTTATCATAACACATAATAGAAACGAATCTGAGACTTCAGAACAAACTTCAAACAGTACCAGTTGAAAGGAATTGATCAGGCAGCTTAAGTGCCTTAGCAAGCCAATCCAGGACTATCATCTCAAGCTCCGTTGCAGCAGGAGATGTTATCCAACTAAATCCAACCATGTTTATGGCAGCACTAAGCATTTCACCTAAAAAGCCAGCTACACTGCTATTGCTTGGAAAATATGCGAAGAATTCCGGGCTCTGCCAATGCGTCACTCCTGGTAATATTTTTGACTGGATATCTGTAGAGAAAACACTACAGGTGAATGCTGCCTCTATCAATATTCTTCTAGCAGTTGGGATTAACTTCTGTAGTTTACAACCATTTGCATATTACACTTTTAATCTCAGACACAAAATATCAAGCTCTAGCTACATTTCCAATATTCAAAGAATATTAGTGAGGATAAATTTCAAACAGGTACCATCCAAAACATCTTGCAGTGATTCAGGGCGGACGGGCGCAGAATCTGGCAGAAGCTCACGCAGATAACCAGGCTGTACAGAGAAACAACCAAACTTTATCATCATAATCTAAAGAAGCAACAATCAATAAGAAATCCaatcaaatttatacaatttcaCTACGATAACTATTTTGCTATAGTTGAGTTGAAACACTTAAAATTGGCAGCATTGAGTAACTTCAACGTGAAAAATCAACcacacaattttaaaactgGTGTATTCCAACGCTAATACCTGAACTTGACTACGAACGGGGAAGCTCTCGATGTTGTTGTAATAATCAGCAATGAAATCCACCATCTGGTGGCCGTACTCCCTCAATTGCTCTGCGTCCATTGGCTTCAATTCATCCATTCTGTCAGTTGAGAAATTCACATATTAGCACATACTCATCCCGATCGAAGAAAATACAGGAAACAACAAAGCGAAAACAAGTCAATAGAGTGGTATGTGCATAATCAAGAGACGGCATACATAAAGCGCTGAAAAATGATGGTGAAGAAATTAGGAAATGGAATGAAAGGACTCAAAATGAAGAACGTGTGTTGTATGTATCGCATCGCTAAATatctatttcaaatttaatttgtcaattgtcagtaacttaaatttaaatcttgtttaaaattaattatagtatatggttaataagtagtactatttcaaatttaacgTCTCAATAGCGCCTAGTGtattttctctcaattctcaatctCTCCTCCTTCAACATATTTTCGTATTACAGCTCTAGTTCAACCAGCACAATCTTCTCTCCTTCTCTATCTCCACTTTTGTAACGTCCCACTTTTTtaatcctaatttttttttcatttattgcCGTGAAGTCCGGGAATTAATTACCAAGTAAAATTGTAATTGGTTTTTTTTTGACCTAGTTTGAGTTGGAGCTTTGAATGTGTGTTGACTGAGTCAACTTCGATGATTACGTGACGTGACTattgatgtgaatcaaatgatgctaagagcactcccaatggtgcCGGCTAAAAGTCGGCGTTTTTTCGCCGTCTATCGCCGAGTTATCGCCGACCAATGGGAGaggtcggcgataattcggcgatttttcctCCCGTTTTATCGCCaaccggcgaaaaatcgccggattatcgccgaattatcgccgagaccactgtgggcgataattcggcgataaatatattttttgttttttttttaatttcccccctataaatacacaccttctcttcattctctccctATCCTcctcccttttctctctctccatctatatttaatgaattctgAATCGTCTTCTCATTCTCGGTCCGACGAGAAACCGCGCCCATcgcccttgaatttttttactttgaatttttttttccattcctgtactattttttttaattaattttcgtcgttgtaatgtttacccgtgtttaatacaacgaactttattactattatttgttttgtcttataaattaaattagctagctttattatatacaaaaataaaacaattaaattagtgatgatgtaaaaataaaatgttgagttagggagaaataagggagaaaccattggagcagttggttaaaagttggctaaaaatgaggataaattatggtgctgatgtggcgctgatgtggcaggagttagggagaaataagggaggtTTTAGGGAAACTGTTGGGAATGCTCTAATTCTACTCAAAGatttctcctattttttatattaaaatcatctatcaattaatcattaaagtttgattattatatattagttgatAGATGCACATGTGGAGTGACTACAATGAGCCAAAGCGGTGGGGTCTGATTCAAAGTGTTCGTTGCCTATCAAGACAGcgtccaaattcttttatcttaccaccattatcttcgtctttgaaatagcttcgcgtgggtaccttgtacgcctcaatcgaaggtcggatgaagaagttatggccatttgaCGAAGGTTGCGCGGAGCAATGCGAACCCGGCGAAAATGCTCGGGTCCAGTAGAAACGCCCGGGTTGGCATAAAAAAAGACccgggtcgggcgtttttcttCGAAACTGTCGAATTTAGTCTGCAAATTGGTTTCTGGAGCGATTTCTGGGGAGCTATCAGATGTTCCAGACGAGAAAGGAGAGGAGAAAGGAAGAGAGGAAGATTGGAGGTGCAATCATTCAACTTCCATCATCCCGGAGGAGATTTGCTACCATTTACACATCAATTTCATGAGTTCTATGGTTCTTCTTTATTGGTTGTggatgtgtaactaaactcttACGTTGCTCCTAATTTGTGAAAGATGTGAATTACTTTTGGATTCTATggattagtattaatttatgatcttTTTATACGGTGctttttacattaaattata harbors:
- the LOC125217952 gene encoding phenylacetaldehyde synthase-like isoform X2 — protein: MRYIQHTFFILSPFIPFPNFFTIIFQRFIMDELKPMDAEQLREYGHQMVDFIADYYNNIESFPVRSQVQPGYLRELLPDSAPVRPESLQDVLDDIQSKILPGVTHWQSPEFFAYFPSNSSVAGFLGEMLSAAINMVGFSWITSPAATELEMIVLDWLAKALKLPDQFLSTGQGGGVIQGTASEAVLVVLLAARDQVLRRVGKDATGRLVVYCSDQTHSALQKACKIAGIYPENFRLLKTDSSTDYALSPESLSEAISRDIASGLIPFFFCATVGTTSSTAVDPLTELSKISNSNGLWFHIDAAYAGSACICPEFRHYIHGVEGANSFNMNAHKWFLTNFDCSALWVKDRSALIQSLSTNPEFLKNKASQDNKVVDYKDWQIPLGRRFRWVIAGGLFQSFEVA
- the LOC125217952 gene encoding phenylacetaldehyde synthase-like isoform X1: MRYIQHTFFILSPFIPFPNFFTIIFQRFIMDELKPMDAEQLREYGHQMVDFIADYYNNIESFPVRSQVQPGYLRELLPDSAPVRPESLQDVLDDIQSKILPGVTHWQSPEFFAYFPSNSSVAGFLGEMLSAAINMVGFSWITSPAATELEMIVLDWLAKALKLPDQFLSTGQGGGVIQGTASEAVLVVLLAARDQVLRRVGKDATGRLVVYCSDQTHSALQKACKIAGIYPENFRLLKTDSSTDYALSPESLSEAISRDIASGLIPFFFCATVGTTSSTAVDPLTELSKISNSNGLWFHIDAAYAGSACICPEFRHYIHGVEGANSFNMNAHKWFLTNFDCSALWVKDRSALIQSLSTNPEFLKNKASQDNKVVDYKDWQIPLGRRFRSLKLWMVLRLYGLENLQAYIRNHIELARKFEELVNLDSRFEVAAPRRFSLVCFGLVSARNDVEHANQLNRELLEAVNSTGNLFISHTVLSDKYVLRFAVGAPLTEERHVLEAWKTLQEKAALLLSELKE